A genomic stretch from Telopea speciosissima isolate NSW1024214 ecotype Mountain lineage chromosome 7, Tspe_v1, whole genome shotgun sequence includes:
- the LOC122666905 gene encoding dormancy-associated protein homolog 3-like isoform X1 translates to MGLLDKLWDDTFAGPRPENGLGKLRKHSTFSFRSNSVKEAEGGNGRSYVDDMTEETTRVTRSIMIVKPPGNYGSPPVSPAGSTPPVSPFSAGGKGLNRFRRRSTSDVYERAVKEDGGRSPPSSFDV, encoded by the exons ATGGGTCTCCTCGACAAGCTCTGGGACGACACTTTCGCCGGTCCTCGGCCGGAAAATGGCCTTGGAAAGCTCCGCAAACATTCCACCTTCAGTTTCCGATCAAATTCCGTCAAAG AGGCCGAAGGAGGGAACGGAAGATCATACGTTGATGATATGACGGAGGAGACGACAAGGGTTACGCGTAGCATCATGATAGTGAAACCTCCTGGAAATTATGGATCACCGCCGGTTTCTCCGGCTGGATCTACTCCTCCGGTATCTCCATTTTCCG caGGAGGTAAGGGACTGAACCGGTTCCGAAGGAGGTCGACGTCAGATGTGTACGAGAGAGCAGTAAAGGAGGATGGAGGAAGGAGCCCTCCTTCTTCGTTTGATGTGTAA
- the LOC122666905 gene encoding dormancy-associated protein homolog 3-like isoform X2 yields the protein MGLLDKLWDDTFAGPRPENGLGKLRKHSTFSFRSNSVKEAEGGNGRSYVDDMTEETTRVTRSIMIVKPPGNYGSPPVSPAGSTPPVSPFSGGKGLNRFRRRSTSDVYERAVKEDGGRSPPSSFDV from the exons ATGGGTCTCCTCGACAAGCTCTGGGACGACACTTTCGCCGGTCCTCGGCCGGAAAATGGCCTTGGAAAGCTCCGCAAACATTCCACCTTCAGTTTCCGATCAAATTCCGTCAAAG AGGCCGAAGGAGGGAACGGAAGATCATACGTTGATGATATGACGGAGGAGACGACAAGGGTTACGCGTAGCATCATGATAGTGAAACCTCCTGGAAATTATGGATCACCGCCGGTTTCTCCGGCTGGATCTACTCCTCCGGTATCTCCATTTTCCG GAGGTAAGGGACTGAACCGGTTCCGAAGGAGGTCGACGTCAGATGTGTACGAGAGAGCAGTAAAGGAGGATGGAGGAAGGAGCCCTCCTTCTTCGTTTGATGTGTAA